From Eleftheria terrae, the proteins below share one genomic window:
- a CDS encoding DUF2946 family protein — protein MPPPPSPLARPPGRRLALALWLALVMFWQPWVAAYQASLAAAGIEVCTATGVTRVHPKEQPAGEHQGHDQDCCCSAGLVAALPPVPAPLPRLHAIAPTAHLGERVLQAEWLGPLSRGPPRHT, from the coding sequence ATGCCGCCCCCGCCCTCACCGCTTGCCCGTCCGCCGGGCCGCCGCCTTGCGCTCGCGCTGTGGCTGGCGCTGGTGATGTTCTGGCAGCCCTGGGTGGCGGCCTACCAGGCGAGCCTGGCGGCGGCTGGCATCGAGGTCTGCACCGCCACCGGTGTCACCCGCGTGCACCCGAAGGAGCAGCCGGCCGGCGAGCATCAGGGCCACGACCAGGACTGCTGCTGCAGCGCCGGGCTGGTGGCCGCCCTGCCGCCGGTGCCGGCGCCGCTGCCCCGGCTGCATGCGATCGCGCCCACCGCCCATCTCGGCGAGCGGGTGCTGCAGGCCGAATGGCTGGGCCCACTCTCTCGCGGTCCGCCCCGGCACACCTGA
- the acpS gene encoding holo-ACP synthase, translated as MTHPLSRFNACLPDPRLRLGIDVVQVSRIEASVQRFGDRFVQRVFTAAEIADADQAPALRGQRLAARFAAKEAALKAFGWAPAGVGPRDIEVARSADGGCTLRLHGRAAERLAASGCGDISLSLSHDGDYAVATVVAADLSPGPAPLAAAVPLHE; from the coding sequence ATGACGCACCCGCTTTCCCGCTTCAACGCCTGCCTGCCCGATCCGCGGCTTCGCCTGGGCATCGACGTCGTGCAGGTGAGCCGCATCGAGGCCTCGGTGCAGCGCTTCGGCGACCGCTTCGTGCAGCGCGTGTTCACCGCCGCCGAAATCGCCGACGCCGACCAGGCGCCCGCCCTGCGCGGGCAGCGGCTGGCTGCCCGCTTCGCGGCCAAGGAGGCGGCCCTGAAGGCCTTCGGCTGGGCGCCGGCCGGCGTCGGCCCGCGCGACATCGAGGTGGCCCGCAGCGCCGACGGCGGCTGCACGCTGCGGCTGCACGGGCGGGCCGCCGAACGCCTGGCCGCCAGTGGCTGCGGCGACATCAGCCTCAGCCTGAGCCACGACGGCGACTATGCGGTGGCCACGGTGGTGGCCGCCGACCTCTCGCCCGGCCCTGCCCCGCTTGCTGCCGCGGTGCCCCTCCATGAGTGA
- a CDS encoding acyl carrier protein, with amino-acid sequence MSDAHAIDAGIRAVLAAHARLPQPVDRLAAPADLFQAGMSSHASVDVMLALEEAFAIEFPDEMLTRQVFGSIAGIRQALLQLGVQ; translated from the coding sequence ATGAGTGACGCGCACGCCATCGACGCCGGCATCCGCGCGGTGCTGGCCGCACACGCGCGCCTGCCGCAGCCGGTGGACCGGCTGGCCGCGCCGGCCGACCTGTTCCAGGCCGGCATGAGCTCGCATGCCAGCGTGGACGTGATGCTGGCGCTTGAAGAGGCCTTCGCGATCGAGTTTCCCGACGAGATGCTGACGCGACAGGTCTTCGGCAGCATCGCCGGCATCCGCCAGGCCCTGCTGCAACTTGGCGTGCAGTGA
- a CDS encoding sodium:proton antiporter, which yields MTHRLPRLRALAAFALLLLPGLAQASAVDASAMSALWALPFAGLLLSIALMPLLLPQFWHHHYGKVTAGWALAFLLPYAARFGADAAGASLAHALLADYLPFIILLTALFTVAGGIFLRGNLHGSPQLNTGLMLAGALLASLMGTTGASMLLVRPLIRANDNRPHAAHVMVFFIFIVSNVGGALTPLGDPPLFLGFLKGVDFSWTAVHLPPHTAFMLAALLALFYLVDRHYFSKEDALPNDPTPDSQGFGIEGAVNLLLLLVVVGLVLLSGLWKTQVAFELFGLSLGLPQLVRDGGLLLVIGLSLALTPRAAREQNQFTWGPMLEVSRLFAGIFLTIIPVLALLKAGLHGPFAPVVQLVTGEAGQPVVSMYFWAAGLLSSFLDNAPTYLVFFNLAGGDAQQLMTGLAPVLVAISAGSVFMGANSYIGNAPNLMVKAIAEDRGIRMPGFFGYMAWSAAVLLPLFGLLTLLFFVR from the coding sequence ATGACGCACCGCCTGCCGCGCTTGCGGGCCCTGGCCGCCTTTGCCCTGCTGTTGCTGCCCGGCCTTGCGCAGGCCTCTGCGGTGGATGCGAGTGCGATGTCGGCCCTCTGGGCGCTGCCTTTCGCAGGCCTGCTGCTGTCGATCGCGCTGATGCCCTTGCTGCTGCCGCAGTTCTGGCACCACCACTACGGCAAGGTGACGGCGGGCTGGGCGCTGGCCTTCCTGCTGCCCTATGCCGCGCGCTTCGGCGCCGATGCGGCCGGCGCCAGCCTTGCGCATGCGCTGCTGGCCGACTACCTGCCCTTCATCATCCTGCTGACCGCGCTGTTCACCGTGGCCGGCGGCATCTTCCTGCGCGGCAACCTGCACGGCAGCCCGCAGCTCAACACCGGGCTGATGCTGGCCGGCGCCCTGCTGGCCAGCCTGATGGGCACCACCGGTGCGTCCATGCTGCTGGTGCGGCCGTTGATCCGGGCCAACGACAACCGCCCGCATGCGGCGCATGTGATGGTGTTTTTCATCTTCATCGTCTCCAACGTCGGCGGGGCGTTGACGCCGCTGGGCGATCCGCCGTTGTTCCTCGGCTTCCTCAAGGGCGTGGACTTCTCGTGGACCGCGGTCCACCTGCCGCCGCACACCGCCTTCATGCTGGCGGCGCTGCTGGCGCTGTTCTACCTGGTGGACCGCCATTACTTCAGCAAGGAAGACGCGTTGCCGAACGACCCCACACCGGACTCCCAGGGCTTCGGCATCGAGGGCGCCGTCAACCTGCTGCTGCTGCTCGTGGTGGTGGGGCTGGTCTTGCTGAGCGGGCTGTGGAAGACGCAGGTGGCCTTCGAGCTGTTCGGCCTGTCGCTGGGCCTGCCGCAGCTGGTGCGCGACGGCGGCCTGCTGCTGGTCATCGGGCTGTCTTTGGCGCTCACGCCGCGGGCGGCGCGCGAGCAGAACCAGTTCACCTGGGGCCCGATGCTGGAGGTGTCACGGCTGTTCGCCGGCATCTTCCTCACCATCATCCCGGTGCTGGCCCTGCTGAAGGCCGGCCTGCACGGGCCGTTCGCGCCGGTGGTGCAGCTGGTCACCGGGGAAGCCGGCCAGCCGGTGGTGTCGATGTACTTCTGGGCCGCCGGCCTGTTGTCGTCCTTCCTCGACAACGCGCCCACCTACCTGGTCTTCTTCAACCTGGCCGGCGGCGATGCACAGCAGCTGATGACCGGGCTGGCACCGGTGCTGGTGGCGATCTCGGCCGGCTCGGTCTTCATGGGCGCCAACAGCTACATCGGCAACGCACCCAACCTGATGGTGAAGGCCATTGCCGAGGACCGCGGCATCCGCATGCCCGGCTTCTTCGGCTACATGGCCTGGTCGGCTGCCGTGCTGCTGCCGCTGTTCGGGCTGTTGACGCTGCTCTTCTTCGTGCGCTGA
- a CDS encoding alpha/beta hydrolase, with protein MKTQPASPLYFGPQGQPLYGVWHPGAQAAASLAVVLCSAWGSEDLATHHLLKHLAERLAAMGLPVLRFDAQGCGDAAGELGEADGIAAWTASVHHAVDEARRRSGVPRVALLGLRLGAALAALAAVQRDDIAGLVALFPVSRGRAYLRELKALGASGAGQRLEAGGFQLNAATQASLASLALDALPNAPAPQLLLVERDDLAGSPAWVEQLQRHGAAVQCERLPGWRGLMQDAHRSQRPEAVCERTLDWLAALAARLPATHAPAGLVMAQQAEADGLLERLVQVAVPAAVPAGVHAQAADDDAAAALLHGVCTVASHLPASGHAFLLLNAGAVRRVGPNRMSVELARRWARQGHLVLRIDLGGLGDSEPAQGGPAQQPYPGRGVADTRAALEWLRSQPGIRHCHVAGLCSGAYHGFKAAVLGAAVDTVLAINPTQFFPEDSALPDYKVAGEMARYRASRWDLSRWRKLLRGQVDLRRLAWLLVRRAGSRAAAPWRELARGLGLPLRRDLAAELELLARRGVRLRALFSGSDCGEELLLRQGGRTARRLIGTGQLDIHRFADADHTFSRAAERQALFDALTLQPQAEAGTPEPQPTPALA; from the coding sequence GTGAAGACGCAGCCGGCCTCGCCCCTCTACTTCGGTCCGCAGGGCCAGCCGCTGTACGGTGTCTGGCATCCGGGCGCGCAGGCCGCCGCCTCGCTGGCGGTGGTGTTGTGCAGCGCCTGGGGCAGCGAGGATCTGGCGACCCACCACCTGCTGAAGCACCTGGCCGAGCGGCTGGCCGCCATGGGCCTGCCGGTGCTGCGCTTCGATGCGCAGGGCTGCGGCGATGCCGCCGGCGAGCTTGGCGAGGCGGACGGCATCGCTGCCTGGACGGCCTCGGTCCACCACGCGGTGGACGAAGCCCGCCGCCGGTCCGGCGTGCCACGGGTGGCGCTGCTCGGGCTGCGCCTGGGAGCCGCGCTGGCGGCGCTGGCGGCGGTGCAGCGCGATGACATCGCCGGGCTGGTGGCGCTGTTCCCGGTCAGCCGGGGGCGGGCCTACCTGCGCGAGCTGAAGGCCCTGGGGGCGAGCGGTGCCGGACAGCGGCTGGAAGCCGGCGGCTTCCAGCTGAACGCGGCCACCCAGGCCAGCCTGGCCAGCCTGGCGCTGGATGCGCTGCCCAATGCGCCGGCACCGCAGCTGCTGTTGGTGGAGCGCGACGACCTCGCCGGCAGCCCGGCCTGGGTCGAGCAGCTGCAACGCCACGGCGCGGCGGTGCAGTGCGAGCGGCTGCCTGGCTGGCGTGGGCTGATGCAGGACGCGCACCGCAGCCAGCGGCCCGAGGCGGTCTGCGAGCGCACGCTGGACTGGCTGGCGGCGCTGGCCGCGCGCTTGCCTGCCACGCACGCTCCCGCTGGGCTCGTGATGGCCCAGCAGGCGGAGGCGGACGGCCTGCTGGAGCGGCTGGTCCAGGTCGCCGTGCCGGCCGCTGTGCCCGCCGGCGTCCACGCGCAGGCGGCTGATGACGACGCTGCGGCGGCGCTGCTGCACGGGGTGTGCACCGTCGCCAGCCACCTGCCGGCGTCCGGCCATGCCTTCCTGCTGCTGAACGCCGGCGCGGTGCGCCGGGTCGGGCCCAACCGCATGTCGGTCGAGCTGGCCCGGCGCTGGGCGCGGCAAGGCCACCTGGTGTTGCGCATCGACCTCGGTGGCCTGGGCGACAGCGAGCCAGCCCAAGGCGGCCCCGCGCAGCAGCCGTATCCCGGGCGCGGCGTGGCAGACACCCGGGCGGCGCTCGAGTGGCTGCGCTCGCAGCCCGGCATCCGGCACTGTCATGTGGCAGGCCTGTGCTCCGGTGCCTACCATGGCTTCAAGGCCGCGGTGCTGGGGGCGGCGGTGGACACGGTGCTGGCGATCAACCCGACCCAGTTCTTCCCTGAAGACAGTGCCCTGCCCGACTACAAGGTGGCTGGCGAGATGGCCCGCTACCGTGCCAGCCGGTGGGATCTCAGCCGCTGGCGCAAGCTCTTGCGTGGCCAGGTCGACCTGCGGCGCCTGGCCTGGCTGCTTGTGCGACGCGCCGGCAGCCGTGCTGCCGCGCCCTGGCGCGAACTCGCCCGCGGGCTGGGCCTGCCGCTGCGCAGGGACCTGGCGGCCGAGCTCGAGTTGCTGGCGCGGCGTGGCGTGCGACTGCGGGCCCTGTTCTCGGGCAGCGATTGCGGCGAGGAGCTGCTGCTCCGCCAGGGCGGGCGCACCGCGCGGCGGCTGATCGGTACCGGGCAGCTCGACATCCACCGCTTCGCCGATGCCGACCACACCTTCAGCCGTGCCGCCGAGCGCCAGGCCCTGTTCGACGCCCTGACCCTGCAGCCGCAGGCCGAGGCAGGCACCCCCGAGCCCCAGCCGACGCCTGCCCTGGCCTGA